Proteins from a single region of Prunus dulcis unplaced genomic scaffold, ALMONDv2, whole genome shotgun sequence:
- the LOC117613487 gene encoding suppressor of Mek1-like, translated as MPPTRKYVSGYTKRLRKRKIEELTQSQRGALDRFIVRESHATIDENIFNEQEQEQDDVEELQDIENNMDECVGNPEQNENDDNENVDIDDHNEDVEDVDIENHNNENVTNLFNEEPSQSIPLDIYDPRNWDNIDPKFRDLLVEKGHVRDLLIGKGPKDHLPSRFSSTFYTRYLPNGEQIKL; from the coding sequence ATGCCACCTACTAGAAAATATGTTTCTGGATATACAAAAAGgcttagaaaaagaaaaatcgagGAATTGACTCAATCTCAAAGAGGAGCTCTTGATAGATTCATTGTTAGAGAATCACATGCTAcaattgatgaaaatattttcaatgaacaagaacaagaacaagatgATGTTGAGGAATTGCAAGATATTGAAAACAATATGGATGAATGTGTGGGTAATCCTGAGCAGAATGAGAATGATGACAATGAAAATGTCGATATTGATGATCACAATGAAGATGTTGAAGATGTAGACATAGAAAATCATAACAATGAGAACGTCACTAATTTATTCAATGAAGAACCAAGCCAGTCCATTCCATTGGACATTTATGATCCAAGAAATTGGGATAATATTGATCCCAAATTCCGTGACCTATTAGTGGAAAAAGGTCATGTAAGAGATCTATTAATAGGAAAAGGTCCTAAAGATCATTTACCTAGTCGTTTCTCTTCAACATTTTACACTCGTTATTTGCCAAATGGAGAGCAAATTAAGTTATGA